The nucleotide sequence TGCAGCCGATTCTGGGTTCAGGACCCTATCTGATTGAAAGTATTGATGCCGGGCGTAGTATTAGCTATAAACGCAATCCGAATTATTGGGCCAAAGACCTGCCGGTGAATCGCGGCAAATATAATTTTGACCGGCTCAAGTTTGTCTATTACCGCAATATGGATGTGGCCTTTGAGGGTTTTAAATCCGGCCAGTACACCCTGCATCAGGAATATACTGCGCGTAAATGGGTCACTGAATACAATTTCCCGGCCATCAAAAATAACATGGTGGTGAAATACAAGTTCAAGCACGAAAACCCGATTCCGACCCAGAGTTTTGTGTTTAATACCCGTCGTGCGCCGATGCAGGATATTCGTTTCCGTCAGGCGCTGACGTATGCTTATGACTTTGAATGGCAGAACAAGGCGCTGTTTTATGGTCAATATCGCCGTCTGCAAAGTTTTTTCTCCAATAGTGAACTGGAAGCCAAAGGCAAACCCACAGCCGAAGAACTGGCGATTTTAAAACCGCATTTAGCTAAGCTAGATCCGATTCAACGTGCAGGGGTACTGAAAGAATGGAAATATTCCGTTTCGGATGCATCCGGATTTAACCGCAACAATTTGCTGATTGCCCGAGAATTACTGTTAAAAGCTGGTTATCGTTATCAGAATATGCAATTGCTGGATCCGAAAGGAAAGCCGATTCAGTTGGAATTTCTGATTCATCAGGATGGCTTGCAGCGTACCTTGATGCCGTTTATACGCAATCTGAAACGCTTGGGGATTAGCGTGAATATCCGCCATGTGGATGTGCCACAATATATCGAACGGATGCGTAACAAGGATTTTGACCTGACCACCAATGTCTTGCCGCAATCCTTAAATCCGGGCAATGAACAATCCCAGTTCTGGGGCAGTGCATCTGCTGATCAGCCAGGGAACTACAATTATGCCGGCATTAAAAATGCGGCGATTGATGATGTCATCAACAAGATTATTTATGCGCCAGATCGCAAGGAATTAGTAACGCGAACCCGGGTGCTGGATCGCCTGTTACGGGCTGGTTATTATCAGATTCCGACCTATGGCAAGGGCGATAACTGGTATGCGTACTGGAATATGTATGAGCAGCCAAAGGTCAAGCCAAAGCTGGCGGTCGGGGAAGACTTCTGGTGGAGCAACCCGAAAAAAGCCGCACAGGTGGCACAATATTTACGCCGTCAAAAATAACAAGGAACAAGACAGCTGATGGGAACTTATATACTCAAACGACTTTTGCTGATTATTCCGACCTTATTTTTGATTCTGCTGATTAATTTCGTGGTGATCCAGATTGCACCCGGTGGCCCAGTCGAGCAGGCGATTCAGCAGGCTGAAGAATTCCAGGGAATGAGCGGTACCATGGGTGCTGAAACTGCCAAGGCAACCAGCAATTATCAGGGGGCCAAAGGTCTCAGTGATGAGATGGTGGAAAAGATCAAGGCACAATATGGATTTGA is from Acinetobacter sp. ANC 7912 and encodes:
- a CDS encoding extracellular solute-binding protein, with the translated sequence MPFAVAKRLLYLVGWSVVTQGTWAALQTTPYIAIHSQPKYVGLSYLPYANPSAPKGGYLSQSSKGTFDNLNAMNGKGTSADGVQYLFDNLMSSSLDEPGVMYPLLAEKVTYDPKQTAFVIYHLNPKARFSDGSPVTAEDVKFSFDTYTTQGNPGLQMYLSDLAKTEVLSKYQVKMSFKSDNNSEMPLILAQMPIYSKKYWQGKDFTRVTMQPILGSGPYLIESIDAGRSISYKRNPNYWAKDLPVNRGKYNFDRLKFVYYRNMDVAFEGFKSGQYTLHQEYTARKWVTEYNFPAIKNNMVVKYKFKHENPIPTQSFVFNTRRAPMQDIRFRQALTYAYDFEWQNKALFYGQYRRLQSFFSNSELEAKGKPTAEELAILKPHLAKLDPIQRAGVLKEWKYSVSDASGFNRNNLLIARELLLKAGYRYQNMQLLDPKGKPIQLEFLIHQDGLQRTLMPFIRNLKRLGISVNIRHVDVPQYIERMRNKDFDLTTNVLPQSLNPGNEQSQFWGSASADQPGNYNYAGIKNAAIDDVINKIIYAPDRKELVTRTRVLDRLLRAGYYQIPTYGKGDNWYAYWNMYEQPKVKPKLAVGEDFWWSNPKKAAQVAQYLRRQK